A window of Littorina saxatilis isolate snail1 linkage group LG7, US_GU_Lsax_2.0, whole genome shotgun sequence contains these coding sequences:
- the LOC138970926 gene encoding microfibrillar-associated protein 1-like codes for MTSKSAKVPILSTAGAVPMKNDKGEVTMEKVKVTRYVTGKRPDYAPDSSSDEDEEFGFQATKGAQPRPEEEEEGKEDEPEDEEAIQDRRLRRLQQRERIADDSDDEEDRVTRHRRQVIEPEILAEESDEEAKVAREDKGSEEEEEEEEELDEEEIERRRAFRRQRALQRRDEEEVMDVEEEKSEGETEEESSEYEEYTDSEEETGPRLKPVFVRKKERVTIQEREREEQKQKELDVEAKKLAEDRRRQTLKMAETELRREMEEEKQVEDMLGEINTDDDNDEEEYESWKVRELKRIKRNRDEREAIEREKMELDRVRNMTEEERRQEFRVNPKQVTNKAPKGKYKFLQKYYHRGAFYVSKEEDQTYKQDFSQPTLDDHFDKTILPKVMQVKNFGRSGRTKYTHLLDQDTTQFDSPWIADSMQNLKFHTSKSGGTKQVFARPSSRTAQK; via the exons ATGACATCAAAATCAGCAAAAGTACCAATCCTGTCAACGGCAGGAGCGGTTCCGATGAAAAATGATAAAG GTGAAGTTACCATGGAGAAGGTGAAGGTCACACGCTATGTGACGGGAAAACGTCCAGACTATGCCCCAGACAGCAGCAGTGACGAGGACGAAGAGTTTGGTTTCCAAGCAACAAAAGGGGCACAGCCCAGgccagaggaggaggaggagggaaaaGAAGACGAACCTGAAGATGAGGAGGCAATTCAGGATCGTCGCTTACGTCGTCTTCAGCAGCGTGAGCGAATAGCTGACGACAGTGATGATGAGGAGGACAG AGTCACACGGCATCGACGCCAGGTGATTGAACCGGAGATCCTGGCCGAAGAGTCTGACGAGGAAGCTAAGGTGGCCCGCGAAGACAAAGGCagtgaggaggaggaggaggaggaagaggaattAGATGAAGAG GAAATTGAAAGAAGGAGGGCATTCAGACGACAAAGGGCCCTGCAGAGACGAGATGAAGAG GAAGTAATGGATGTGGAAGAAGAGAAGTCAGAAGGGGAGACAGAGGAGGAGTCATCAGAATACGAGGAGTACACAGACTCTGAAGAGGAGACAGGGCCCAGGCTGAAACCAGTCTTTGTCAGAAA AAAAGAGCGAGTGACAATTCAGGAGCgggagagagaagaacagaAGCAGAAGGAACTTGATGTAGAAGCCAAGAAACTTGCTGAGGATAGAAGGCGACAAACACTGAag ATGGCCGAAACAGAGCTGCGACGAGAGATGGAGGAGGAGAAACAGGTGGAAGACATGCTGGGGGAGATCAACACAGACGACGACAATGACGAGGAGGAGTATGAAAGCTGGAAGGTCCGAGAGCTCAAGAGAATCAAACGCAACAGAGACGAGAGGGAGGC AATTGAGCGAGAGAAGATGGAGCTGGATCGTGTGCGTAACATGACGGAAGAAGAGCGACGACAGGAGTTCCGTGTCAATCCCAAACAGGTCACCAACAAGGCACCCAAAGGGAAATACAAGTTCCTCCAGAAATACTACCACAGAGGAGCTTTCTATGTC AGTAAAGAGGAGGATCAAACCTACAAGCAGGACTTCTCTCAGCCAACTCTGGACGATCACTTTGACAAAACCATCTTGCCCAAGGTTATGCAG GTGAAGAACTTTGGTCGTTCAGGGCGCACCAAGTACACCCATTTGCTGGATCAGGATACGACACAGTTCGACTCCCCCTGGATCGCGGACAGCATGCAGAATCTCAAGTTCCACACCTCCAAGAGCGGTGGTACCAAACAGGTCTTTGCCCGCCCGTCGTCAAGGACCGCCCAGAAGTGa
- the LOC138970153 gene encoding uncharacterized protein, producing the protein MESGTAEGSVAGGTGAIPAAKAGAAAGAADVSIPESMVAPLIGAGANVYILTNEFTQSMREKLGTSWPFVQDTLNSRCAKLVAGGLLSSVAVIVLWKIIKRLSQSKPKTPPPAMAQGDEPCPWSTTKTYEVTPVSERKPRVVSRPDGEYVPPGPLHMLPRKIQLRIAETPLQANGSSDPNTLCKAKEPATRNRHTHRREQSGEAARGDPYASGTGPWHSEQRGEEGEPSQQSNEAECCSCPPELCGPVQAPPPQPRLLYSVRESRVVQRTMGMSDPRLVNILTYSSCPSSLATPTLVASPASPCVGMYQGSPQASPVGAYGASGYTPHMMGRQCPFHSAQSPQGLMMTPSLQHSSPHCALASQPCVHGGPGGVYSSLESRPTPVIDTGRGPGMERNVRGGEEVQNPVSCSEQDQGQVPNVPTRTAQSTVTPSHCNSAPHTTSTFPSHVVHSQATAYNTPQGGACQGGTLQSLPCQAGVPCANHAAQMTCHQHSAADHAFAQQQQQQQQPVVQQPSELSVSAVSSVMCSDSQDSRQCDRGGHAITGSCQSMAPPDVVPRDRLMQPDQMAERNAYALVPQPHRGFADHAQHEFPWRGPNSLHGYQPSPVYMLKVHPHQHNMHNHHHPHHPAHQPAWLTHGGVFMPHSPMASAHGGAYSHAHPGLYQHSHPGLYPHTNTPMFASAPHGLYSPQGGMYTSPPHGHAFGGHYHNPFLYPHGVMPDTKPMAFNPNFNLSNSNPHVFVQQPGGPTVCNSSRIRWVESDHSIQTDAPGDVLGGTKAPVSSVGTLTTEDDLLESETVSNLSEHPESHLSFQAELATEPETDRLRSPEVRPEKRESLLQNEPSVPEATRQAQSEACTPDLAMTLPRNSPPPEYDEVGELVAETDASRNNLVSQCAEEAPETLDVLHSSIEDLVYGSSVVTSDGIETQL; encoded by the exons ATGGAGTCGGGAACAGCGGAGGGGTCGGTTGCGGGCGGGACGGGCGCGATTCCAGCGGCAAAGGCAGGAGCAGCAGCAGGAGCCGCTGACGTGTCGATTCCGGAGAGCATGGTCGCTCCGCTGATCGGCGCTGGCGCTAATGTGTATATCCTGACCAACGAATTCACGCAGAGCATGCGAGAGAAGCTGGGCACCTCCTGGCCTTTCGTGCAGGACACGCTCAACTCACGCTGCGCAAAACTCGTGGCCGGGGGTCTGCTGTCCAGCGTTGCCGTCATCGTCCTCTGGAAGATCATCAAGCGACTGTCTCAGTCTAAGCCTAAG ACGCCGCCCCCAGCGATGGCCCAGGGGGATGAGCCGTGCCCGTGGAGCACGACCAAGACGTACGAGGTGACCCCGGTGTCGGAGAGGAAGCCGCGAGTCGTGTCCAGGCCGGACGGGGAGTACGTCCCCCCGGGTCCCCTCCACATGCTGCCCCGTAAGATCCAGCTGCGCATCGCCGAGACCCCCCTGCAGGCCAACGGGAGCTCGGACCCCAACACGCTCTGCAAG GCCAAGGAGCCTGCCACGCGTAACCGTCACACCCATCGTAGGGAGCAGTCAGGGGAGGCAGCCAGGGGGGACCCCTACGCGTCCGGTACCGGCCCTTGGCACAGCGAGCAGAGAGGGGAGGAAGGGGAGCCGTCCCAGCAGTCAAATGAGGCGGAGTGCTGCAGCTGTCCCCCCGAGCTGTGCGGCCCCGTGCAGGCCCCGCCCCCCCAGCCGCGTCTGCTGTACTCGGTCAGGGAGAGCCGCGTGGTGCAGCGGACCATGGGCATGTCGGACCCGCGCCTGGTCAACATCCTCACCTACTCCTCCTGCCCCTCCTCTCTCGCCACCCCCACCCTCGTTGCATCCCCCGCCTCCCCATGCGTGGGGATGTACCAGGGGTCCCCGCAAGCGAGTCCTGTCGGGGCATACGGCGCGTCAGGCTACACCCCGCACATGATGGGTCGACAGTGTCCCTTCCACTCAGCGCAGTCCCCTCAGGGGCTGATGATGACGCCTTCGCTACAGCACAGCTCCCCCCACTGTGCATTGGCCAGCCAGCCCTGTGTGCACGGCGGACCTGGCGGTGTCTACTCGAGTCTAGAGTCCAGACCCACACCAGTCATAGACACTGGGCGAGGACCGGGCATGGAGAGGAATGTTCGAGGTGGAGAAGAAGTCCAGAACCCCGTGAGCTGCAGTGAGCAGGACCAGGGGCAGGTTCCCAACGTGCCCACGCGCACGGCTCAGAGCACCGTCACCCCCTCGCACTGCAACAGCGCCCCTCACACCACCTCCACCTTCCCCTCCCATGTGGTGCACTCCCAGGCTACAGCCTACAACACGCCTCAGGGAGGAGCGTGTCAAGGCGGTACCCTTCAGTCCCTCCCCTGCCAGGCTGGAGTCCCTTGTGCTAACCACGCTGCACAGATGACATGCCACCAGCACTCTGCTGCAGACCATGCCTTtgcacagcagcagcagcagcaacagcagccgGTGGTGCAGCAACCATCTGAATTGAGCGTGTCCGCAGTGAGCTCCGTGATGTGCTCGGACTCCCAGGACAGTCGGCAGTGCGACAGGGGCGGCCATGCCATCACCGGCAGCTGCCAGTCCATGGCACCGCCCGACGTTGTTCCCAGGGACAGGTTGATGCAGCCAGACCAAATGGCTGAAAGGAACGCCTACGCTCTGGTGCCTCAGCCGCATCGGGGCTTTGCAGACCATGCTCAACACGAGTTCCCCTGGCGAGGGCCCAACTCTCTGCACGGCTACCAGCCTTCCCCAGTCTACATGCTTAAGGTTCACCCACACCAACACAACAtgcacaaccaccaccacccccaccaccctgcCCACCAGCCCGCCTGGCTCACCCACGGAGGTGTTTTCATGCCGCACTCCCCTATGGCCTCTGCTCATGGAGGGGCGTACAGCCACGCCCACCCTGGCCTCTACCAGCACTCCCACCCAGGCCTCTATCCTCACACCAATACGCCCATGTTTGCCTCGGCTCCTCACGGTCTCTACTCTCCCCAAGGAGGAATGTACACCTCCCCGCCTCATGGCCACGCGTTTGGCGGCCACTACCACAACCCTTTTCTCTACCCACATGGCGTCATGCCCGACACCAAGCCCATGGCCTTCAACCCCAACTTCAACCTCAGCAACTCCAACCCTCATGTCTTCGTGCAGCAGCCAGGCGGCCCCACGGTCTGCAATTCCAGTAGGATCCGGTGGGTGGAGTCAGACCACAGCATCCAGACAGATGCCCCTGGGGACGTGCTTGGCGGCACCAAGGCTCCTGTCAGCTCGGTGGGCACTCTCACCACGGAGGACGACCTGCTGGAGTCGGAGACTGTGTCCAATCTGTCGGAACACCCTGAGTCACACCTATCCTTCCAGGCCGAGCTAGCGACGGAGCCCGAAACTGATCGACTGCGATCCCCAGAAGTACGGCCAGAAAAGCGCGAAAGTCTTCTCCAGAATGAGCCGTCTGTACCAGAAGCCACGAGGCAGGCTCAGTCTGAGGCGTGTACGCCAGACCTGGCTATGACCTTGCCACGGAATTCGCCACCACCTGAATACGATGAGGTGGGGGAGCTTGTAGCAGAGACGGATGCTTCCAGAAACAACCTGGTGAGCCAGTGTGCAGAAGAAGCACCAGAAACATTGGATGTCCTTCACAGCAGCATTGAGGACTTGGTCTACGGCAGCAGTGTGGTGACAAGTGACGGGATTGAAACTCAGCTGTAG